Proteins encoded together in one Rubripirellula reticaptiva window:
- a CDS encoding sulfatase has translation MITHSDKALQVSTDLCLRIEILRSRIAAMFAVAAFVVTGPLLCAADKLNVLFIAVDDLRTELGCYGEPAIQSPNIDRLAKSGVLFDRAYCQVAVCNPSRVSIMTGLRPDTTKVWDLVTEFRTTMPDAVTMPKHFIDHGYHAVSYGKIFHNPWPDNESWSEPHAWPTPRVLWSDDSKRKLAEFRIQMKVEGRPQKKINRMRAEATEIVDVPEHLHIDGAIAEQALTAMKRLAKQDKPFFLAAGFVRPHLPFVVPRKYWELYDPKSIPVAVNPMLPKDSPAFAMNTMYELRDYFDFAGAPAPDQGSLTNEQQRRLKHGYYASVSFIDSLVGKLISELDLLGLSENTVVVLWSDHGWKLGEHNSWCKQTNHEIDTRVPLIIRAPSAKGNGQKTRALVELLDVFPTLCELTGLPIPDQLEGRSLTPLLAGSDQEVKQAAFSQFQRKHNGTPMMGYSMRTSRYRYTQWQDRRNGKVIATELYDHETDPMENTNIASAPENRQTLADLDHQMWKTLPPPPTVASLGNDPRTTKSPVSFEATVEN, from the coding sequence ATGATCACGCACTCGGACAAGGCTTTGCAAGTGTCGACCGATCTATGTTTAAGAATTGAAATCTTAAGAAGCCGCATCGCGGCGATGTTCGCAGTGGCGGCGTTTGTTGTCACCGGGCCGCTGTTATGCGCCGCCGACAAACTGAATGTGCTATTCATCGCTGTCGATGATCTCCGTACCGAGCTTGGCTGTTACGGCGAACCAGCGATTCAGTCGCCCAACATCGATCGCTTGGCAAAATCGGGTGTGCTGTTTGATCGTGCCTACTGCCAAGTGGCTGTCTGCAACCCTTCGCGAGTCAGCATCATGACGGGATTGAGGCCGGACACGACCAAGGTTTGGGATCTGGTGACTGAGTTTCGTACGACGATGCCGGATGCGGTCACCATGCCCAAGCACTTCATCGATCATGGTTACCACGCGGTGTCCTATGGAAAGATCTTCCATAATCCGTGGCCGGATAACGAATCCTGGAGCGAGCCGCATGCTTGGCCGACGCCACGGGTGCTTTGGTCGGATGATTCGAAACGTAAGCTTGCCGAGTTCCGAATTCAGATGAAGGTCGAAGGGCGACCACAGAAAAAGATTAACCGCATGCGAGCCGAAGCGACGGAGATCGTTGATGTTCCCGAACACTTACACATTGACGGTGCAATTGCCGAGCAAGCACTTACGGCCATGAAGCGATTGGCGAAACAAGACAAGCCGTTCTTCTTGGCCGCCGGATTCGTTCGTCCGCATTTGCCGTTCGTCGTGCCACGCAAGTACTGGGAACTTTACGACCCCAAATCAATTCCGGTTGCCGTCAATCCGATGCTGCCGAAAGACTCGCCTGCATTCGCTATGAACACGATGTACGAACTGCGAGACTACTTCGATTTCGCTGGCGCTCCGGCACCCGATCAAGGTTCTCTTACAAATGAGCAGCAACGTCGGCTCAAGCATGGCTACTATGCATCGGTCAGTTTTATCGACAGCTTGGTGGGCAAACTAATCAGCGAATTGGACCTGCTGGGGCTGTCGGAAAATACGGTGGTCGTTTTGTGGAGCGACCATGGTTGGAAACTTGGCGAACATAACAGTTGGTGCAAGCAGACCAACCACGAGATCGACACGCGAGTACCATTGATCATTCGCGCACCTAGCGCCAAGGGAAACGGCCAAAAAACTCGCGCACTGGTCGAATTGCTTGACGTTTTCCCGACCCTGTGCGAACTGACGGGACTTCCGATCCCCGATCAACTTGAAGGCCGCAGCCTCACGCCGCTGTTGGCGGGTTCTGATCAAGAGGTAAAGCAGGCTGCGTTTAGTCAGTTTCAACGAAAGCACAACGGCACGCCGATGATGGGCTACTCGATGCGCACCAGTCGCTACCGCTACACGCAGTGGCAGGACCGCCGAAACGGTAAAGTCATCGCAACGGAACTGTACGACCACGAAACCGATCCGATGGAAAATACAAACATCGCTAGCGCACCTGAGAATCGCCAAACCCTAGCCGATCTAGACCACCAAATGTGGAAAACACTACCACCGCCACCGACGGTGGCGAGTCTCGGCAATGATCCCCGCACGACAAAATCACCGGTAAGCTTCGAGGCCACAGTCGAAAACTAG
- a CDS encoding RNA polymerase sigma factor codes for MNKVFPPFVNSDEQPGDHPTLSTMLMSGVKQMDAESWSRLVNTFGPIVYRWCRTSGIAPSDAPDVVQDVFASVARGIGDFQRQKDKGSFRSWLATITRNRVRDHFRRLSKREAAEGGAAGGTAALDQLHQVSQDGQPDSLDSTICPASIESPLIRQVLTFVESEFEPTTWRAFLLTAVDQQPASTVAATLGISVASVYQAKSRVLRRLRTRMAELPE; via the coding sequence ATGAACAAAGTTTTTCCCCCATTTGTGAACTCAGACGAGCAGCCCGGCGATCACCCCACGCTTTCAACGATGCTGATGAGCGGCGTCAAGCAAATGGATGCGGAAAGTTGGAGCCGGCTGGTCAACACGTTTGGCCCGATCGTTTATCGGTGGTGCCGGACTTCGGGAATCGCGCCGTCCGACGCGCCGGATGTGGTTCAAGACGTGTTTGCGTCGGTCGCGCGAGGCATCGGCGACTTCCAACGCCAAAAGGACAAAGGCAGTTTCCGGTCCTGGTTGGCCACGATCACACGCAATCGGGTTCGCGACCATTTTCGCCGATTGTCAAAACGCGAGGCCGCCGAGGGAGGTGCGGCCGGCGGGACCGCGGCACTGGATCAACTGCACCAAGTCAGCCAGGATGGCCAGCCCGATTCGTTGGATTCAACGATCTGTCCGGCATCGATCGAGAGCCCGCTGATCCGGCAAGTCCTGACGTTCGTGGAATCCGAATTCGAGCCGACGACTTGGCGAGCATTCTTGTTGACCGCCGTGGACCAGCAACCCGCATCAACGGTCGCAGCCACCCTGGGGATCTCGGTCGCCAGCGTCTATCAAGCAAAGTCGCGAGTGCTGCGCCGATTGAGAACGCGTATGGCCGAGTTACCCGAGTAG